One part of the Symphalangus syndactylus isolate Jambi chromosome 1, NHGRI_mSymSyn1-v2.1_pri, whole genome shotgun sequence genome encodes these proteins:
- the LOC129489879 gene encoding olfactory receptor 5M9 — protein MPNFTNVTEFTLLGLTCRQELQVLYFVVFLAVYMTTLLGNIGMIILISISSQLQSPMYFFLSHLSFVDVCFSSNVTPKMLENLLSEIKTISYVGCLVQCYFFIALVHVEVYILAVMAFDRYMAICNPLLYGSKMSRTVCVQLISVPYVYGFSVSLICTLWTYGLYFCGNFEINHFYCADPPLIKIACGGVHIKEITMIVIAGINFTYSLSVILISYTLIVVAVLRMRSADGRRKAFSTCGSHLMAVSMFYGTLIFMYLRRPTEESVEQGKIVAVFYTTVIPMLNPMIYSLRNKDVKEAVNKAVTKTYMRQ, from the coding sequence ATGCCTAATTTCACGAATGTGACAGAATTTACTCTCCTGGGGCTGACCTGTCGTCAGGAGCTACAGGTTCTCTATTTTGTGGTGTTCCTAGCGGTTTACATGACCACTCTGTTGGGAAATATTGGTATGATCATTCTGATTAGCATCAGTTCTCAGCTTCAGAGTCCCATGTACTTTTTCCTGAGTCATCTGTCTTTTGTGGACGTGTGTTTCTCCTCCAATGTtacccccaaaatgctggaaaaCTTATTATCAGAGATAAAAACCATTTCCTATGTGGGATGCTTGGTGCAGTGCTACTTTTTCATTGCCCTTGTCCACGTGGAGGTCTATATCTTGGCTGTGATGGCCTTTGATAGGTACATGGCCATCTGCAACCCTCTGCTTTATGGCAGTAAAATGTCCAGGACCGTGTGTGTTCAGCTCATCTCTGTGCCTTATGTCTATGGATTCTCTGTCAGCCTAATATGCACGCTATGGACTTATGGCTTATACTTCTGTGGAAACTTTGAAATCAATCACTTCTATTGTGCAGATCCCCCTCTCATCAAGATTGCCTGTGGGGGAGTGCACATCAAAGAAATCACAATGATTGTTATTGCTGGAATTAACTTCACATATTCCCTCTCAGTGATCCTCATCTCCTACACTCTCATTGTAGTAGCTGTGCTACGTATGCGCTCTGCCGATGGCAGGAGGAAGGcgttctccacctgtgggtcccATTTGATGGCTGTTTCTATGTTTTATGGGACCCTCATCTTCATGTATCTCCGGAGACCCACTGAGGAATCCGTAGAGCAGGGGAAAATTGTGGCTGTGTTTTACACCACAGTAATTCCTATGTTGAATCCCATGATCTACAGTCTGAGAAATAAGGATGTAAAAGAAGCAGTCAATAAAGCAGTCACCAAGACATACATGAGGCAGTAA